In the genome of Arthrobacter sp. PAMC25284, the window CATTTAGCGACAGATTGGAACATTAACTATCAGCGGTGGCGGCTGTCGTGAATGGTTGACGGCGTCCGGAACGCGCCCCAAAATTGTCTCGTGAGCGACGCCCAGAAGGACCCCACGATAGGTGCCATCGTCGAGCGGCTGGCGGCCCGGTTTCCCGATGCCCCAAGGACCCACATCGCAGGAGTCGTCGGGCAGGAGTACGACTTGTTGGAGACCGGGCGTATCCGGCTCTACATTCCAACCCTGGTGGAACACAGTGCCAGACAGCGTCTCCACCGCGAGTTCCCGCCCCGGGCCCTCGATCCCTAGGCGGTTCCGCGACTGTTCAGCCTACGGCGACGATTGCCTGCCGGACCGAGAGGACCAGTTCGGCAGGCACCTCCACGAGCCCGTGAGCTGTGTCGGCATGTGCCGCGACCGTGGCCAGAATCTCATCCTCCGTGCTGCAGACCCATTTGGCCTGGCAGCCGGGGACAACGTCACCGCATGCAAACGACTTCACTTTTTCTCCTGACGATCCGGGGCCGCGAGTGTCCGGGCCCTCCTTGTAGTGAGTACTTCGACGGAGGCCGGGCTGCGGATGGGTCAACGCCTCCACGGCCTTCGGGCAGAGCCCGGGCTGCCCCGCACCGCCGCTGCCCCGCACCGCCGCTGCCCCGGATGCCCGGAGATGAGCCATGGTCAGGGGTGGGCCCGCAGGAAGCCGGCAACCGGCGCCGCCAGCGAGGACCCCACCGCCGCTGCGTCGAGCTTGCGTCCGCGGACCGCGAAGGAGTGGTCGCCGTCCTCGAGCCATTGGACCGCTGCGGAGGGGCCGATGCGCGCAGTCACGGCTTCGAGCAGCTCCGGGGTGGCGAAGGTATCCCGGGTGCCCTGCAGGAAGAGCATGGGCAGCGTCAGCCCATACAGGTGTTCGTCCCGGAGCTTCTCCGGTTTGCCCGGCGGATGCAGCGGATAGCCTAGGTAGATGAGGCCTGCGGCAGGCATGCCTTCGGCGACCGCCATGGAGGCCATCCGGCCACCAAATGATTTGCCGGCTGCCCACAGCGGCCCGTCGTTTCCCAGCGACGCGGCCGTGGCCATTGCCGCCCGCCATGCCGCGATGGCCAGAGGCGGCCGGTCCGGGAACTTTCGGCCCGCTTCACGGTAGGGGAAGTTGAAGCGCAGCGTCGCGATACCGGCGTCGTTCAACGCTCCGGTAAAGCCCCGCAGGAACGGATGGTCCATGCCGGCCCCCGCCCCGTGGGCAACCACAAGGGTCGCTGACGGGTTGTCCGGTCGAGCGTAGGCCGCGGACACGGAGACGTCGCCGACCCCAATGGTGACCGGAGAATCTTTGGCTGTCATGCTTCCATCATCCCTTGCCGTGGATGCCGTGGATGCCGTGGATGCTGAGTCCGCCGGCCCCATAAACCACCGCTGCTTCGAGCCAGCTTCCGTCCATTATCACTTCGGAATAGTCCGCACCGCGGACCGCAGGTGCGCCGGTGGATGGCTGGCACCGCGGCGGCACTCATCCTGACCGACTCCGCCGACGTAATGTGGGACTGCCCCTGCCACGGTTCCCGTTTTGCCCCCGACGGCTCAGTGATCCAGGGGCCGGCCAGCCGCCTCGCCGCCCGGCCCGCCCAGATCCGGCAAGGATGAGCGCAGCGTCCTCATCGTCGCAGGCCAGCCGCAGTCGCCCAGGAATGACGCCGTCGCGGGCCCGGCAGGGCGCCGTGTTACCTGAGGTCCGGTGCGCGGTTCCCGGTCCCGGCGGCGAGGAGGGCTTCGATCACAGTGGATGGGCCCGGGCCGGCCAGAAAATATCCCTGGCCCAATCCGCACCCGAGCCCGCGGAGCACATCCAGTTGCTCCATGTTTTCGACACCCTCGACAATCACCTCGAGCTGAAGCTTGCCGGCGAGGCCAAGGATGCCTTCGAGCATGGCCGCTGATGCTGCGTCTCTGGAATGCCCTGCCAGGAATGAGCGGTCAACTTTGAGGATGTCGGCCGGCAATGCAGCCAAGGTACTGAGCGATGAATAGCCGGTCCCGAAATCGTCGATGGCAAGGCGGGCGCCGTAGCTCTTGAGCCGATTAATGGCAATGATCCCGCTGTCGATGTTCGTCGCGAGAGCTGTTTCGGTGACTTCGAGCACCACCCGCTGCGGGCAGATCGTGGGATCAGCGAGGATACCCTCGAGGCGTGCCAGACACTTCGCGCTGGACAGCTGCAGGGCTGAAACGTTGACCGACACCCA includes:
- a CDS encoding three-helix bundle dimerization domain-containing protein, which translates into the protein MSDAQKDPTIGAIVERLAARFPDAPRTHIAGVVGQEYDLLETGRIRLYIPTLVEHSARQRLHREFPPRALDP
- a CDS encoding DUF1059 domain-containing protein, with amino-acid sequence MKSFACGDVVPGCQAKWVCSTEDEILATVAAHADTAHGLVEVPAELVLSVRQAIVAVG
- a CDS encoding alpha/beta family hydrolase, which encodes MTAKDSPVTIGVGDVSVSAAYARPDNPSATLVVAHGAGAGMDHPFLRGFTGALNDAGIATLRFNFPYREAGRKFPDRPPLAIAAWRAAMATAASLGNDGPLWAAGKSFGGRMASMAVAEGMPAAGLIYLGYPLHPPGKPEKLRDEHLYGLTLPMLFLQGTRDTFATPELLEAVTARIGPSAAVQWLEDGDHSFAVRGRKLDAAAVGSSLAAPVAGFLRAHP
- a CDS encoding Rieske 2Fe-2S domain-containing protein, yielding MAGTAAALILTDSADVMWDCPCHGSRFAPDGSVIQGPASRLAARPAQIRQG